In one window of Agromyces badenianii DNA:
- the hrcA gene encoding heat-inducible transcriptional repressor HrcA, giving the protein MVSERSLAVLRAIVQDYVASREPVGSKSIVERHAFGVSAATIRNDMALLEEEELIAAPHTSSGRIPTDKGYRVFVDQLTDIRPMSAAQRQAIETFLGESSDLDELLARTVRLIAQLTNQLAVVQYPSFGSARVRHVELVSLAPDRVLCILISDSGQVEQRLAELEQPVDEQTLGALRSRLNEIAGGRSMAEAAEALSGEIDNVDPHHAAMLHTLAVTLAEQARVQRQDRLVVAGAANLVRTEQDFAGSILGVIEAIEEQVVLLRLFGEMATDEHAVTVRIGRENASFGLGETSVVSSAFAIPGRDISRLGIVGPTRMDYSNSMAAVRAVARYLSRTLGES; this is encoded by the coding sequence ATGGTCTCCGAACGCAGCCTCGCCGTGCTCCGCGCGATCGTGCAGGACTACGTCGCGTCGCGCGAGCCCGTGGGCTCGAAGTCGATCGTCGAACGCCACGCCTTCGGCGTGTCGGCGGCGACGATCCGCAACGACATGGCCCTCCTCGAAGAGGAGGAGCTGATCGCCGCCCCGCACACCTCGTCGGGCCGCATCCCCACCGACAAGGGCTATCGCGTGTTCGTCGATCAGCTCACCGACATCCGCCCGATGAGCGCGGCGCAGCGGCAGGCCATCGAGACCTTTCTCGGCGAGTCGAGCGACCTCGACGAACTGCTCGCCCGCACCGTGCGGCTCATCGCCCAGCTCACCAATCAGCTCGCCGTCGTGCAGTACCCGAGTTTCGGCAGCGCACGCGTGCGGCACGTCGAACTCGTCTCGCTCGCCCCCGACCGAGTGCTCTGCATCCTCATCAGCGACTCCGGGCAGGTCGAGCAGCGGCTCGCCGAGCTCGAGCAGCCGGTCGACGAGCAGACGCTCGGGGCACTGCGATCGCGCCTGAACGAGATCGCCGGTGGCCGCTCGATGGCCGAGGCCGCCGAGGCGCTCTCCGGCGAGATCGATAACGTCGACCCGCACCACGCCGCGATGCTCCACACCCTCGCGGTGACGCTCGCCGAGCAGGCCAGGGTTCAGCGCCAAGACCGCCTCGTCGTGGCCGGTGCGGCGAACCTCGTGCGCACCGAGCAGGACTTCGCCGGCTCGATCCTCGGGGTCATCGAGGCGATCGAAGAGCAGGTGGTGCTGCTGAGGCTCTTCGGCGAGATGGCCACCGACGAGCACGCCGTCACCGTGCGCATCGGCCGCGAGAACGCCTCGTTCGGCCTCGGTGAGACCTCCGTCGTCTCGAGCGCCTTCGCGATCCCGGGTCGCGACATCTCGAGGCTCGGCATCGTCGGCCCCACCCGCATGGACTACTCCAACAGCATGGCGGCCGTTCGCGCCGTTGCTCGCTACCTCTCCCGCACGCTCGGCGAGAGCTGA
- a CDS encoding DUF4870 domain-containing protein, with product MTDPNAPAPGQNVPPTPPQQPAAPQPVAAAPLAPEQDVQWGSFAHLGGILGFLPSLVIWLVFKDRGSFTNTEAKEALNFQITILIAYVVGWILTFILIGVFVVWAAWIVSVVLSIIAFLRAKEGQHYRYPFAIRLIK from the coding sequence ATGACCGATCCGAACGCCCCTGCACCCGGCCAGAACGTTCCGCCGACGCCCCCGCAGCAGCCTGCAGCACCGCAGCCGGTCGCCGCTGCACCGCTCGCGCCCGAACAAGACGTGCAGTGGGGCTCGTTCGCGCACCTCGGCGGCATCCTGGGCTTCCTGCCCTCGCTCGTCATCTGGCTCGTCTTCAAAGACCGCGGCTCGTTCACGAACACCGAGGCGAAAGAGGCGCTGAACTTCCAGATCACGATCCTGATCGCCTACGTCGTGGGCTGGATCCTGACGTTCATCCTCATCGGCGTGTTCGTCGTCTGGGCGGCCTGGATCGTCAGCGTCGTCCTCTCGATCATCGCGTTCCTCCGGGCGAAGGAGGGGCAGCACTACCGCTACCCGTTCGCGATCCGCCTCATCAAGTAA
- a CDS encoding 16S rRNA (uracil(1498)-N(3))-methyltransferase — protein MSHLYLDESLDLAAVVPGGTVTLTGDEARHAVTVSRVRAGERIAIGDGHGALVHGVVASTGTRELELTVDEVIVHEQPVPRITLVQALAKGDRDELAVQAATELGVDAIVPWAASRSVSRWEGPKAEKGRLRWASIVREAVKQSIRAWLPAVAPVTTTAQLPDRLEGQRMLLLEPTATATLTELRPDGRDLALVVGPEGGISPAELEQLTAAGAEPVRLGASVLRTSTAGPAAIAVLNAALGRW, from the coding sequence GTGAGCCACCTCTACCTCGACGAGTCCCTCGACCTGGCCGCAGTCGTGCCCGGCGGCACCGTCACGCTCACCGGCGACGAGGCGCGTCACGCCGTCACCGTGTCGAGGGTGCGAGCCGGCGAGCGCATCGCGATCGGCGACGGACACGGCGCGCTCGTGCACGGCGTCGTCGCCTCGACCGGAACGCGCGAACTCGAACTCACGGTCGACGAGGTGATCGTGCACGAGCAGCCGGTGCCGCGCATCACGCTCGTGCAGGCGCTCGCGAAGGGCGACCGCGACGAACTCGCGGTGCAGGCGGCCACCGAGCTCGGCGTCGATGCGATCGTGCCGTGGGCGGCGAGCCGTTCCGTCTCCCGATGGGAGGGGCCGAAGGCCGAGAAGGGCCGGCTCCGCTGGGCGAGCATCGTCCGCGAAGCGGTCAAGCAGTCCATCCGCGCGTGGCTGCCCGCCGTCGCACCGGTCACCACGACCGCACAGCTCCCAGACCGACTCGAAGGCCAGCGGATGCTGCTGCTCGAGCCGACCGCAACGGCGACGCTGACCGAGCTGCGGCCCGATGGGCGCGATCTGGCGCTCGTCGTCGGCCCCGAGGGCGGCATCTCACCGGCGGAGCTCGAGCAGCTCACCGCCGCCGGCGCCGAACCGGTGCGGCTCGGAGCATCCGTGCTGCGCACCTCGACGGCCGGCCCAGCCGCGATCGCCGTGCTGAATGCGGCACTCGGGCGGTGGTGA
- the hemW gene encoding radical SAM family heme chaperone HemW: MASALPLGDPAPADGLLPASAAVGAEDRAFGVYIHVPFCRVRCGYCDFNTYTSDELRGARQVDYADHAIAEIRMSRQVLEASALPARRASTVFFGGGTPTLLPADDLVRMLGAVRDEFGFEQGAEVTTEANPDSVGPDDLLRLAAGGFTRVSFGMQSAVPHVLAALDRTHDPARVPLVVGWARDAGLDVSLDLIYGTPGESLVDWRRSLDQALAQEPDHLSAYALIVEDGTKLARQIRRGELAAPSDDLEADMYELADELLAAAGYEWYEVSNWARDASHRSRHNLGYWRGDDWWGVGPGAHSHVGGVRWWNAKHPSAYADRVTAAVSPAVGREVLDAPTRETERVLLLTRIREGIDIASLHTGGRHAVAGLIADGLIDAKAALSGVLTLTRTGRLLADAVVRRLLDESSELSSRT, encoded by the coding sequence GTGGCATCCGCTCTGCCGCTCGGCGACCCGGCGCCCGCCGACGGACTCCTGCCCGCCTCGGCCGCCGTCGGAGCCGAGGATCGTGCGTTCGGCGTGTACATCCACGTGCCGTTCTGCCGGGTGCGCTGCGGCTACTGCGACTTCAACACCTACACCTCCGATGAGCTCCGCGGTGCCAGGCAGGTCGACTACGCCGACCACGCGATCGCCGAGATCCGGATGTCGCGGCAGGTGCTCGAGGCATCCGCTCTGCCGGCCCGACGGGCGTCGACGGTCTTCTTCGGCGGCGGCACGCCGACCCTGCTGCCGGCCGACGACCTCGTGCGCATGCTCGGCGCCGTGCGCGACGAGTTCGGCTTCGAGCAGGGAGCCGAGGTCACGACCGAGGCGAATCCCGACTCGGTCGGGCCCGATGATCTCCTTCGCCTGGCCGCAGGCGGTTTCACCCGCGTCTCGTTCGGCATGCAGTCCGCCGTGCCGCACGTGCTCGCCGCGCTCGACCGCACGCACGACCCGGCACGGGTGCCGCTCGTCGTCGGGTGGGCGCGAGACGCGGGCCTCGACGTCAGCCTCGACCTGATCTACGGCACGCCGGGCGAGTCGCTCGTCGATTGGCGGCGGAGTCTCGACCAGGCCCTCGCGCAGGAACCCGATCACCTGAGCGCCTACGCGCTCATCGTCGAAGACGGCACCAAGCTCGCCCGGCAGATCCGGCGCGGTGAGCTCGCCGCGCCGTCAGACGACCTCGAGGCCGACATGTACGAGCTGGCCGACGAGCTGCTCGCCGCCGCGGGCTATGAATGGTACGAGGTGAGCAATTGGGCGAGGGATGCCTCGCACCGCTCGCGCCACAACCTCGGCTACTGGCGGGGCGACGACTGGTGGGGAGTGGGTCCCGGTGCACACAGCCACGTCGGCGGCGTGCGCTGGTGGAATGCGAAGCACCCCTCGGCCTACGCCGACCGGGTCACCGCGGCGGTCTCGCCGGCGGTCGGCCGCGAGGTGCTCGATGCGCCGACCCGGGAGACCGAGCGGGTGCTCCTGCTCACCCGCATCCGCGAGGGCATCGACATCGCCTCATTGCACACGGGTGGTCGCCATGCGGTGGCGGGGCTCATCGCCGACGGCCTCATCGACGCGAAAGCCGCCCTCTCGGGAGTGTTGACACTCACCAGAACAGGGCGGCTCCTCGCTGACGCCGTGGTCAGGCGTCTGCTCGACGAGTCGTCGGAACTCAGCTCACGAACTTGA
- the ybeY gene encoding rRNA maturation RNase YbeY gives MSIEINNESTIEVDEAAIQRLAVYALDAMHVHPDAELAIVLVDEGAMEQLHVQWMDEPGPTDVLSFPMDELRPGTEESPTSPGLLGDIVLCPQVAEAQARTAGHPLTDELLLLTAHGILHLLGFDHAEPAEEKEMFGIQRDILVGFSMQERRR, from the coding sequence GTGAGCATCGAGATCAACAACGAATCGACGATCGAGGTCGATGAGGCCGCCATCCAGCGACTGGCGGTGTACGCGCTCGACGCGATGCACGTGCATCCCGACGCCGAGCTCGCGATCGTGCTCGTCGACGAAGGCGCCATGGAACAGCTGCACGTGCAGTGGATGGACGAGCCCGGCCCGACCGACGTGCTGAGCTTCCCGATGGACGAGCTGCGGCCGGGCACCGAAGAGTCACCGACATCGCCCGGCCTGCTCGGCGACATCGTGCTCTGCCCGCAGGTGGCCGAAGCGCAGGCCCGCACCGCGGGGCATCCGCTCACCGACGAACTGCTGCTCCTGACGGCCCACGGCATCCTGCACCTGCTCGGCTTCGACCACGCCGAGCCGGCGGAGGAGAAAGAGATGTTCGGCATCCAGCGCGACATCCTGGTCGGATTCTCCATGCAGGAGCGGCGCCGCTGA
- the lepA gene encoding translation elongation factor 4 produces MSPRATNPPVPAATDPALIRNFCIIAHIDHGKSTLADRMLGITGVVSDRDMRAQYLDRMDIERERGITIKSQAVRMPWQVGDTSYALNMIDTPGHVDFSYEVSRSLAACEGAILLVDAAQGIEAQTLANLYLALENDLEIIPVLNKIDLPAADPEKYAKELADLIGGSPDDVMKVSGKTGVGVEDLLDRVVERIPAPVGNADAPARAMIFDSVYDSYRGVVTYVRMIDGHLNPRERIQMLSTKATHEILEIGVSSPEPTPSKGLGVGEVGYLITGVKDVRQSKVGDTVTTAAKPATEALPGYTEPLPMVFSGLYPIDGSDYPELREALDKLKLSDAALVYEPETSVALGFGFRCGFLGLLHLEIVTERLQREFGLDLIATAPSVVYEVTTEDKKTVTVTNPSEFPTGAKIVEVREPMVRAAILAPKDYVGTIMELCQSRRGSLIGMEYLGEDRVEIRYNMPLGEIVFDFFDQLKSKTAGYASLDYEPTGDQAADLVKVDILLQGEQVDAFSAIVHRDKAYAYGVLMTGRLRELIPRQQFEVPIQAAIGARIIARESIRAMRKDVLAKCYGGDISRKRKLLEKQKEGKKRMKMVGRVEVPQEAFIAALSGDTEKKDKK; encoded by the coding sequence ATGTCCCCGAGAGCCACGAACCCGCCGGTGCCCGCTGCCACCGACCCCGCGCTGATCCGCAACTTCTGCATCATCGCGCACATCGACCACGGCAAGTCGACGCTGGCCGACCGCATGCTCGGCATCACGGGCGTGGTGAGCGACCGCGACATGCGCGCGCAGTACCTCGACCGCATGGACATCGAGCGCGAGCGCGGCATCACGATCAAGAGCCAGGCCGTGCGCATGCCGTGGCAGGTGGGCGACACCTCCTATGCGCTCAACATGATCGACACCCCCGGCCATGTCGACTTCAGCTATGAGGTCTCCCGCTCGCTCGCAGCCTGCGAGGGTGCGATCCTGCTCGTCGACGCGGCGCAGGGCATCGAGGCGCAGACCCTCGCGAACCTCTACCTCGCGCTCGAGAACGACCTCGAGATCATCCCCGTGCTGAACAAGATCGACCTGCCGGCCGCCGACCCCGAGAAGTACGCGAAAGAACTCGCCGACCTCATCGGCGGCTCGCCCGACGACGTGATGAAGGTCTCGGGCAAGACCGGCGTCGGCGTCGAAGACCTGCTCGACCGGGTCGTCGAGCGCATTCCGGCCCCGGTCGGCAATGCGGATGCCCCGGCGCGGGCGATGATCTTCGACTCGGTGTACGACAGCTACCGCGGCGTCGTCACCTACGTGCGCATGATCGATGGCCACCTGAACCCGCGCGAGCGCATCCAGATGCTCTCGACGAAGGCGACCCACGAGATCCTCGAGATCGGCGTGAGCTCGCCCGAGCCGACCCCGTCGAAGGGGCTCGGCGTCGGTGAGGTCGGCTACCTCATCACCGGTGTGAAAGACGTGCGCCAGTCGAAGGTCGGCGACACCGTCACGACCGCGGCGAAGCCCGCCACCGAGGCGCTGCCCGGCTACACCGAGCCGCTGCCGATGGTGTTCTCGGGTCTCTACCCGATCGACGGCAGCGACTACCCCGAGCTTCGCGAGGCGCTCGACAAGCTGAAGCTGTCGGATGCCGCGCTCGTCTACGAGCCCGAGACCTCGGTCGCGCTCGGCTTCGGCTTCCGCTGCGGATTCCTCGGCCTGCTGCACCTCGAGATCGTCACCGAGCGCCTGCAGCGCGAGTTCGGCCTCGACCTCATCGCCACCGCACCGTCGGTGGTCTACGAGGTCACGACCGAAGACAAGAAGACGGTCACGGTCACGAACCCGAGCGAGTTCCCGACCGGAGCGAAGATCGTGGAGGTGCGCGAGCCCATGGTGCGCGCGGCGATCCTCGCGCCGAAAGACTACGTCGGCACGATCATGGAGCTCTGCCAGTCGCGCCGCGGCTCGCTCATCGGCATGGAGTACCTCGGCGAAGACCGGGTCGAGATCCGCTACAACATGCCGCTCGGCGAGATCGTCTTCGACTTCTTCGACCAGCTGAAGTCGAAGACCGCAGGCTACGCCTCGCTCGACTACGAGCCCACGGGCGACCAGGCGGCCGACCTCGTCAAGGTCGACATCCTGCTGCAGGGCGAGCAGGTCGACGCGTTCAGCGCGATCGTGCACCGCGACAAGGCGTACGCCTACGGCGTGCTCATGACGGGGCGGCTCCGCGAGCTCATTCCGCGCCAGCAGTTCGAGGTGCCGATCCAGGCCGCGATCGGTGCCCGCATCATCGCGCGCGAGTCGATCCGCGCGATGCGCAAAGACGTGCTCGCCAAGTGCTACGGCGGTGACATCAGCCGCAAGCGCAAGCTCCTCGAGAAGCAGAAGGAGGGCAAGAAGCGCATGAAGATGGTGGGCCGCGTCGAGGTTCCCCAAGAGGCGTTCATCGCCGCGCTCTCGGGCGACACCGAGAAGAAAGACAAGAAGTAG
- a CDS encoding HIT domain-containing protein: protein MTDSRAEPTVFERIAAREIPARLVAETDRVIAFHDIAPKAPVHVVVTPKSGEYRDVVELAAGDPDLLAELVEVAHDIAAELADGEFRLVFNTGATAGQTVFHVHAHVLAGGLEEATLAGE from the coding sequence ATGACCGACTCCCGCGCAGAACCGACCGTCTTCGAGCGCATCGCCGCCCGTGAGATCCCCGCGCGGCTGGTCGCGGAGACCGACCGCGTCATCGCGTTCCACGACATCGCGCCGAAAGCGCCCGTGCATGTCGTCGTGACCCCGAAGTCGGGGGAGTACCGAGACGTCGTCGAACTCGCCGCCGGCGACCCCGATCTCCTCGCCGAACTCGTCGAAGTGGCGCACGACATCGCCGCAGAACTCGCCGACGGCGAGTTCCGGCTCGTCTTCAACACCGGCGCGACCGCCGGTCAGACCGTCTTCCATGTGCATGCGCACGTGCTTGCGGGCGGTCTCGAGGAGGCCACGCTTGCCGGAGAGTGA
- a CDS encoding PhoH family protein yields the protein MVRLLGPQDRLLTQVQREYPGVQVHVRGNEIAIRGDADGRMHVRRLIEELLELVRSGQDPTPTEVRSSARMLDADPNAKPSELLGQVIVSSRGKTIRPKTEGQRRYVDAIDEHTIVFGIGPAGTGKTYLAMAKAVQALQRKEVSRIILTRPAVEAGERLGFLPGTLTDKIDPYLRPLYDALNEMMDPELVPKLLASGTVEVAPLAYMRGRTLNDSFVVLDEAQNTTPEQMKMFLTRLGFGSQMVVTGDITQVDLPTGASGLRLVTRILDHVDDIEFVRLTSDDVVRHTLVGRIVDAYTEYDQRQQAQRFERDQAREFANRAERRGHQGPRDHLPRKSK from the coding sequence ATGGTGCGGTTGCTCGGACCGCAGGATCGCCTGCTCACACAGGTGCAACGCGAATACCCGGGCGTGCAGGTGCACGTGCGCGGCAACGAGATCGCGATTCGAGGCGACGCCGACGGTCGCATGCACGTGCGACGCCTGATCGAAGAACTGCTCGAGCTCGTCCGCAGCGGGCAGGACCCCACCCCGACCGAAGTGAGGAGCTCGGCACGCATGCTCGACGCCGATCCCAATGCCAAACCGTCCGAACTGCTCGGGCAGGTCATCGTCTCGAGCCGAGGCAAGACGATCCGGCCGAAGACCGAGGGCCAGCGCCGATACGTCGACGCGATCGACGAGCACACCATCGTGTTCGGCATCGGCCCGGCCGGCACCGGCAAGACCTACCTCGCCATGGCCAAGGCCGTGCAGGCGCTGCAGCGCAAAGAGGTCAGCCGCATCATCCTGACGAGGCCGGCGGTCGAGGCGGGGGAGCGCCTCGGATTCCTGCCCGGCACGCTCACCGACAAGATCGACCCGTACCTTCGGCCGCTCTACGACGCGCTCAACGAGATGATGGACCCCGAGCTCGTGCCGAAGCTGCTCGCCTCCGGCACCGTCGAGGTCGCCCCGCTCGCCTACATGCGCGGTCGCACCCTCAACGACTCGTTCGTCGTCCTCGATGAGGCGCAGAACACGACGCCCGAGCAGATGAAGATGTTCCTCACCCGCCTCGGCTTCGGTTCGCAGATGGTCGTCACGGGTGACATCACCCAGGTCGACCTGCCCACCGGCGCGAGCGGACTCCGGCTCGTGACGCGCATCCTCGACCACGTCGACGACATCGAGTTCGTGCGCCTCACGAGCGACGACGTCGTGCGGCACACACTCGTCGGCCGCATCGTCGACGCCTACACCGAGTACGACCAGCGCCAGCAGGCGCAGCGATTCGAACGCGATCAGGCGCGCGAGTTCGCCAACCGCGCCGAACGGCGCGGCCACCAGGGCCCGCGCGACCACCTGCCGCGCAAGTCGAAGTGA
- the dnaJ gene encoding molecular chaperone DnaJ, with protein sequence MADHYEVLGVSHDATPDEIKKAYRRLARELHPDVNPGAEASERFKEVTHAYDVLSDPRQREQYDLGGQGGFGGGQNFGGFGDIFETFFGAGQQSRGPRSRRERGQDALIRVEVGLDEVIFGTHRDIEVDTAVTCETCHGSCCQPGTSPVTCDICHGTGSIQRSVRSLLGNVMTSSPCGTCRGYGTVIATPCVTCQGQGRVRARRTVPVDIPAGVDTGVRLQMPGSGEAGPAGGPNGDLYLEIKVKNHEVFSRHGDDLLCTLEVSMTDAILGTTATIPALDGDVELELKAGLQSGEILTVKDRGVSRLRGTGRGDLKVGVQVITPTKLSSKERDLMHQFAASKKSPAPELSHFQQGIFARLRDRFLG encoded by the coding sequence GTGGCCGACCACTACGAGGTCCTCGGCGTCTCCCATGACGCCACCCCCGACGAGATCAAGAAGGCCTACCGCCGTCTCGCGCGCGAACTGCACCCCGACGTCAACCCCGGCGCCGAGGCATCCGAGCGCTTCAAGGAGGTCACGCACGCCTACGACGTGCTCTCCGACCCCCGGCAGCGCGAGCAGTACGATCTCGGCGGCCAGGGCGGGTTCGGCGGTGGGCAGAACTTCGGCGGCTTCGGCGACATCTTCGAGACCTTCTTCGGTGCCGGCCAGCAGAGCCGGGGCCCGCGATCGCGTCGCGAGCGGGGCCAAGACGCGCTGATCAGGGTCGAGGTCGGCCTCGACGAGGTGATCTTCGGCACGCACCGCGACATCGAGGTCGACACCGCAGTGACGTGCGAGACCTGCCACGGATCGTGCTGCCAGCCGGGCACCTCGCCCGTCACCTGCGACATCTGCCACGGTACGGGCTCGATCCAGCGCTCGGTGCGGTCGCTGCTCGGCAACGTCATGACCTCCAGCCCGTGCGGCACCTGCCGCGGCTACGGCACGGTCATCGCGACGCCGTGCGTGACCTGCCAGGGCCAGGGCCGAGTGCGCGCCCGACGCACCGTGCCGGTCGACATCCCCGCGGGAGTCGACACGGGTGTGCGACTGCAGATGCCCGGGTCGGGCGAGGCGGGCCCCGCCGGCGGACCCAACGGCGACCTGTACCTCGAGATCAAGGTCAAGAACCACGAGGTCTTCAGCCGACACGGCGACGACCTGCTGTGCACCCTCGAGGTGTCGATGACCGACGCGATCCTCGGCACGACGGCCACCATCCCCGCACTCGACGGCGATGTCGAGCTCGAACTCAAGGCCGGACTCCAGAGCGGCGAGATCCTCACCGTGAAAGACCGGGGCGTCTCGAGACTGCGCGGCACCGGTCGCGGAGACCTCAAGGTCGGCGTGCAGGTCATCACGCCCACCAAGCTCTCGTCGAAGGAACGCGACCTCATGCACCAGTTCGCAGCCTCGAAGAAGTCGCCGGCGCCCGAGCTCAGCCACTTCCAGCAGGGCATCTTCGCCCGCCTGCGCGACCGGTTCCTCGGCTAG
- a CDS encoding DUF1990 family protein: protein MTRRSTFTDQSVTYGAIGATLAPDLLRYPPAGYRPAEDTVRLGSGVERFERAAESLMTWGIQRGSGFEVTDVSAGTGAQYPGIVYGADGSPLTEQPAPRTEERFGADGTPYITAGMTATLERKRRFGSETTPVLVVYVVDEPDRIGFAYGTTAVGPENGEESFILERRDDDTVWLTIRSILATSGIGAGARRKRRRELTKLELRALHPAGGV from the coding sequence ATGACCCGACGCAGCACCTTCACCGATCAGTCGGTCACCTACGGCGCCATCGGGGCGACCCTCGCACCCGATCTGCTGCGCTACCCACCGGCCGGCTACCGGCCCGCCGAAGACACCGTGCGGCTCGGTTCGGGCGTCGAGCGCTTCGAGCGTGCGGCCGAATCGCTCATGACGTGGGGAATCCAGCGCGGCTCGGGCTTCGAAGTGACGGATGTCTCGGCCGGCACGGGTGCGCAGTACCCCGGCATCGTCTACGGTGCCGACGGTTCGCCGCTCACCGAGCAGCCCGCCCCCCGCACCGAAGAGCGCTTCGGCGCCGATGGCACGCCGTACATCACGGCCGGCATGACCGCGACGCTCGAGCGCAAGCGGCGCTTCGGCAGCGAGACGACGCCGGTGCTCGTCGTCTACGTCGTAGACGAACCCGATCGCATCGGATTCGCCTACGGCACGACGGCCGTCGGCCCCGAGAACGGCGAGGAGTCGTTCATCCTCGAGCGCCGCGACGATGACACGGTGTGGCTCACGATCCGATCGATCCTCGCGACGTCTGGCATCGGCGCCGGGGCACGGCGCAAGCGCCGGCGGGAGCTCACGAAGCTCGAGCTGCGTGCGTTGCACCCCGCCGGCGGCGTCTAA
- a CDS encoding DUF4870 domain-containing protein gives MSDATPPPPPPNPYQQGAQLSPSDEKLWATLIHIGGIFFSFIPALIGYLVLKDRGPFVRAHTATALNFQITMAIAYLVSYILWLVLIGWLLTIAIGIVVIVFSIIAAVKANQGQPYVYPLAIKFVS, from the coding sequence ATGTCCGACGCCACCCCGCCTCCCCCGCCGCCGAACCCCTACCAGCAGGGGGCCCAGCTCAGTCCTTCCGACGAGAAGCTCTGGGCGACGCTCATCCACATCGGCGGCATCTTCTTCAGCTTCATCCCCGCGCTGATCGGCTACCTGGTTCTGAAAGACCGGGGCCCGTTCGTGCGTGCGCACACCGCGACCGCGCTGAACTTCCAGATCACCATGGCGATCGCCTACCTGGTCAGCTACATCCTGTGGTTGGTCCTCATCGGTTGGCTCCTGACCATCGCGATCGGCATCGTCGTCATCGTCTTCAGCATCATCGCCGCGGTGAAGGCCAACCAGGGCCAGCCCTACGTCTACCCGCTCGCGATCAAGTTCGTGAGCTGA
- a CDS encoding hemolysin family protein has product MQPWLFLGAAFVLVAFGGLMAAVDSAIASTSRADVTELALESRARRSLLAIADDTGAHVNAVNFMRIIAETTAAVLVTLAFVSFLDNVWLVLLFSALIMTAVSFVLVGASPRSVGRVNAATVLRSTAPLVHFLRVLLGPLAGALVSLGNRVTPGRNRFAGVSSEEELLSMVDEAAEFDVLEEGDRELIHSIFEFNDTVAREVMVPRTDMITIESTAHLSHAMAVFLNAGYSRIPVIERDADDVTGILYLRDLARLGFERPLDAEGLTVGELVRPAVFVPDSMKADALLRKMQLESNHLAMVVDEYGGIAGLVTLEDVIEELVGDISDEYDREAAQVEDLGEGRYRVNARLPIDELGELFGLDIEDEDVDSAGGLLAKELGRLAQPGERVTVSGLVLEAERTEGRRKRISTILVERDQALIDVQSAFESSDPDGRNSRG; this is encoded by the coding sequence ATGCAGCCCTGGCTCTTCCTCGGCGCGGCCTTCGTGCTCGTCGCGTTCGGCGGTCTCATGGCCGCCGTCGACTCCGCGATCGCCTCGACATCGCGCGCCGACGTGACCGAACTGGCCCTCGAGTCGCGCGCCCGGCGATCGCTGCTCGCGATCGCCGACGACACCGGCGCCCACGTCAACGCGGTCAACTTCATGCGCATCATCGCGGAGACGACCGCGGCCGTGCTCGTGACGCTCGCGTTCGTGTCCTTCCTCGACAACGTGTGGCTCGTGCTGCTCTTCTCCGCACTCATCATGACCGCCGTCTCGTTCGTGCTCGTCGGTGCGAGTCCGCGCAGCGTCGGCCGCGTCAACGCTGCCACGGTGCTGCGGTCGACCGCGCCGCTCGTGCACTTCCTGCGCGTGCTGCTCGGGCCGCTCGCCGGAGCCCTCGTCTCGCTCGGCAACCGGGTCACCCCCGGGCGCAACCGCTTCGCCGGTGTCTCGAGCGAAGAGGAGCTGCTCAGCATGGTCGACGAGGCGGCCGAATTCGACGTGCTCGAGGAGGGCGACCGCGAGCTCATCCACTCGATCTTCGAGTTCAACGACACCGTCGCGCGCGAGGTCATGGTGCCGCGCACCGACATGATCACGATCGAGTCCACGGCACATCTCTCGCACGCCATGGCGGTCTTCCTGAATGCTGGCTACTCGCGCATTCCGGTCATCGAACGCGACGCCGACGATGTCACCGGCATCCTCTATCTGCGCGATCTCGCCCGCCTCGGCTTCGAGCGCCCGCTCGACGCCGAGGGGCTCACCGTCGGCGAGCTCGTGCGCCCGGCGGTCTTCGTGCCCGACTCGATGAAGGCCGATGCGCTGCTGCGCAAGATGCAGCTCGAGTCGAATCACCTCGCGATGGTGGTCGACGAGTACGGCGGCATCGCCGGCCTGGTCACGCTCGAAGACGTCATCGAGGAACTCGTCGGCGACATCTCCGACGAGTACGACCGCGAGGCGGCGCAGGTCGAAGACCTCGGCGAGGGCCGGTACCGCGTCAACGCGCGACTGCCGATCGACGAGCTCGGCGAGCTGTTCGGCCTCGACATCGAAGACGAGGACGTCGACTCGGCCGGCGGATTGCTCGCGAAGGAACTCGGTCGCCTGGCGCAGCCCGGCGAGCGGGTCACGGTCTCGGGACTCGTGCTCGAGGCCGAGCGCACCGAAGGCCGTCGCAAGCGCATCTCGACGATCCTCGTCGAACGCGACCAGGCGCTCATCGACGTGCAGAGCGCGTTCGAGTCGAGCGACCCCGATGGAAGGAACAGCCGTGGCTGA